A genomic region of Alphaproteobacteria bacterium contains the following coding sequences:
- a CDS encoding ABC transporter permease, producing MPPQQPAPVRFERDANWLGLYTLIEKEIGRFIKVHTQTITAPVMTALLYYLIFAVALGGDLRTMGDVGYLQFLAPGLIMMSVAQNAFANTSSSLVISKIQGNIVDLLMPPLSPGELITGFAVGGIARGIVVGTVSAITMAILVDLPLHSIAAVLFYGVMGSLMLALLGVVGGIWADKFDHLAAIQNFIIMPATFLSGTFYSIDRMPQDWHFILHLNPFFYMIDGFRYGFIGVSDGTLGTGAAVLTGVNLILLGISYGMLRTGYKLKA from the coding sequence ATGCCCCCTCAACAACCCGCCCCCGTACGCTTTGAGCGCGATGCCAACTGGCTCGGACTCTATACGCTGATCGAGAAGGAAATCGGTCGCTTCATCAAGGTCCATACCCAGACCATCACCGCGCCGGTCATGACTGCGCTGCTGTACTATCTGATTTTCGCGGTCGCGCTTGGCGGCGATTTGCGGACCATGGGCGATGTCGGTTACCTGCAATTCCTTGCGCCCGGCCTGATCATGATGAGCGTGGCGCAAAACGCCTTCGCCAACACATCAAGCTCGCTGGTCATATCAAAGATACAAGGCAACATCGTCGATCTTTTGATGCCGCCGCTTTCGCCGGGCGAGCTGATCACCGGTTTCGCGGTCGGCGGGATCGCGCGCGGTATCGTTGTCGGCACCGTCAGCGCCATTACCATGGCCATTCTTGTGGATCTGCCGCTCCATTCGATCGCGGCCGTGTTGTTCTATGGCGTCATGGGCTCGCTGATGCTGGCGCTGCTTGGGGTCGTGGGCGGCATATGGGCCGACAAGTTCGATCACCTTGCGGCGATCCAGAACTTCATCATCATGCCCGCCACGTTCCTGTCCGGCACCTTTTATTCCATTGACCGCATGCCGCAGGATTGGCATTTCATCCTGCACCTCAATCCGTTCTTCTACATGATCGACGGTTTCCGCTATGGCTTCATCGGCGTTTCCGATGGCACGCTGGGCACGGGGGCGGCGGTGCTGACCGGGGTTAATCTTATCCTGCTTGGCATATCTTATGGCATGCTCAGAACCGGGTATAAGCTCAAGGCCTAA
- a CDS encoding acetylornithine/succinylornithine family transaminase: MAEQSATVPPVFPVYARQDVFFERGEGCNIYDDKGQRYLDMVAGIAVCAFGHAHPKLVESLHKQAQKLWIASNYYKSHAMEKLAQRFVDATFADSVFFQNSGVEAWELCIKVARKYQSSVGQPQRYRVITFQGCFHGRTLAAIAAAKSEKMSKGFGPMTDGFDQVAWNNLNELRAAITPETGAIMLEPIIGEGGVRVASPEFLREIRKICDEFGLLLLFDEIQCGMGRTGKLFAHEWSGVTPDVMCIAKAMGNGFPISACLATAKAMQGMTAGTHGTTYGGNPLGIAVADTVLDMLLAPGLLAEVERKGKYLAKGFDELVRKHPKVFTERRGVGLMQGLKCAPPNMEITNMLRDEKMLVAYAGDNLIRLLPPLIITEKEIDEAIDILDRVARKVTG, from the coding sequence ATGGCTGAACAATCTGCGACTGTGCCCCCCGTTTTCCCCGTCTATGCGCGGCAGGACGTATTCTTTGAGCGCGGCGAGGGCTGCAACATATACGACGACAAGGGGCAGCGTTACCTCGATATGGTCGCGGGCATCGCCGTGTGCGCCTTCGGCCACGCGCACCCGAAGCTGGTGGAATCGTTGCACAAGCAGGCGCAAAAGCTTTGGATCGCGTCCAACTATTATAAATCGCACGCGATGGAAAAGCTGGCGCAGCGTTTCGTGGACGCCACTTTCGCCGACAGCGTGTTTTTCCAGAATTCCGGCGTCGAGGCGTGGGAGCTTTGCATCAAGGTCGCGCGCAAATACCAAAGCAGCGTAGGCCAGCCGCAACGTTACCGGGTCATTACCTTTCAGGGGTGCTTCCATGGCCGGACGCTTGCCGCGATCGCCGCCGCGAAAAGCGAGAAGATGTCGAAGGGCTTCGGCCCCATGACCGACGGTTTCGACCAGGTCGCGTGGAACAACCTGAACGAACTGCGCGCCGCGATTACGCCGGAAACCGGCGCGATCATGCTCGAGCCCATTATCGGCGAGGGCGGCGTGCGGGTCGCTTCGCCCGAATTCCTGCGCGAGATTCGCAAGATTTGCGACGAATTCGGCCTGTTGCTTTTGTTCGATGAAATTCAGTGCGGCATGGGCCGCACCGGCAAGCTGTTCGCGCATGAATGGTCGGGCGTGACGCCCGACGTGATGTGCATCGCCAAGGCGATGGGCAACGGCTTCCCGATCAGCGCCTGTCTCGCGACCGCCAAGGCGATGCAGGGCATGACGGCGGGCACGCACGGCACGACATACGGCGGCAACCCGCTCGGGATCGCGGTTGCCGATACCGTGCTCGATATGTTGCTGGCGCCCGGCCTTCTGGCCGAGGTGGAGCGCAAGGGTAAGTACCTTGCCAAGGGTTTCGATGAGCTTGTCCGCAAGCATCCGAAGGTGTTCACCGAGCGACGAGGCGTCGGCCTGATGCAGGGGCTGAAATGCGCCCCGCCGAACATGGAGATCACCAATATGCTCCGTGACGAAAAGATGCTGGTGGCCTATGCGGGCGACAACCTTATTCGTCTGCTGCCGCCGTTGATCATTACCGAAAAGGAAATCGACGAAGCGATCGATATCCTCGACCGGGTAGCAAGGAAAGTGACGGGTTAA
- the argF gene encoding ornithine carbamoyltransferase, with protein sequence MRHFLDLNQIDKADLRAMIDQAKAIKKKPQDYRRLEGKVLALVFEKPSTRTRVSFEVGMLELGGDVVALTGAEMQLGHGETLGDTARVMSRFVHVMMVRTFEPTKLTEMAKAASIPIINGLTNDSHPCQVMADIMTFEERVGPITGRRITWVGDGNNNILASLIHASAAFGFKITIASPADLAPLAELVAWANSNGGHVAAGEDPFEAAEGSDAIVTDTWVSMHDKDVARRHSLLEPYRVTSKLMSAAAPGAIFMHCLPAHRGEEVTDDVIDGPQSVVWDEAENRKHAQKAVLLWCLGREKA encoded by the coding sequence ATGAGACATTTTCTGGACCTCAACCAGATCGACAAGGCCGATTTACGGGCCATGATCGATCAGGCGAAGGCGATAAAGAAGAAGCCGCAGGATTACCGGCGGCTGGAAGGCAAGGTTCTGGCGCTGGTGTTCGAAAAGCCATCGACCCGGACCCGCGTTTCGTTCGAAGTTGGCATGCTTGAGCTCGGCGGCGATGTTGTCGCGCTCACGGGCGCGGAAATGCAGCTCGGGCACGGCGAAACGCTGGGCGATACCGCGCGCGTGATGTCCCGTTTCGTGCATGTGATGATGGTGCGGACCTTCGAGCCGACCAAGCTGACGGAAATGGCCAAGGCCGCTTCGATCCCCATTATCAACGGGCTGACGAACGATTCCCACCCGTGTCAGGTGATGGCGGATATCATGACGTTCGAAGAACGGGTCGGCCCCATTACCGGGCGTCGCATCACCTGGGTGGGCGATGGCAACAACAACATCCTTGCCAGCCTGATCCATGCCAGCGCGGCCTTCGGCTTCAAGATAACGATCGCGAGCCCGGCGGATCTTGCGCCTTTGGCGGAGCTGGTCGCGTGGGCCAATTCCAACGGCGGCCATGTCGCGGCGGGCGAAGACCCGTTCGAGGCGGCCGAGGGCAGCGACGCGATCGTGACCGACACGTGGGTTTCCATGCACGACAAGGATGTCGCGCGGCGGCACAGCCTGCTCGAACCCTATCGGGTGACAAGCAAGCTGATGAGCGCGGCGGCGCCGGGCGCCATCTTTATGCATTGTTTGCCCGCGCATCGCGGCGAGGAAGTGACCGACGATGTGATCGACGGCCCGCAATCTGTCGTATGGGATGAGGCCGAAAACCGCAAGCACGCCCAAAAAGCCGTTTTGCTATGGTGTCTTGGACGGGAGAAAGCATGA
- the gcvT gene encoding glycine cleavage system aminomethyltransferase GcvT, giving the protein MSEAAVKQPYPTPTRRTALYDLHVSLGGKMVPFAGYEMPVQYPAGIMQEHLHTRKAAGLFDVSHMGQVFLQGESNIREQCEMIVPGDVRDLVPGAMRYSFLLDEHGGILDDLMITRPVEGADNTLFLVVNAGCKEHDLIHIKNHLPGVETTMLDDRSLLALQGPYAASVLARFCDAPAKLKFMRAGKFEVKEAGTCYISRSGYTGEDGFEISVPSDAAEQFARRLLEQPEVMPVGLGARDSLRLEAGLCLYGHDLDTNTSPVDADLMWAVAKRRRSEGGFIGAAHVQGQLASGATRKRVGIKPAGKAIAREQTEIFDQRQGRIGVVTSGGFGPSVNGPICMGYVQTAFAKPGTEVFLKVRGNDLPARVVALPFVQHRYFRGT; this is encoded by the coding sequence ATGAGTGAAGCGGCCGTGAAGCAACCTTACCCTACACCCACAAGGCGTACGGCGCTTTATGACCTTCATGTTTCGCTTGGCGGTAAAATGGTCCCGTTCGCCGGCTACGAAATGCCGGTGCAATACCCCGCCGGGATCATGCAGGAACATTTGCATACCCGCAAAGCCGCGGGTCTGTTCGATGTTTCACACATGGGGCAGGTTTTTCTGCAGGGCGAAAGCAACATTCGCGAACAGTGCGAGATGATCGTGCCCGGCGATGTGCGCGATCTCGTGCCCGGCGCGATGCGCTATTCTTTCTTGCTTGATGAGCATGGCGGAATTCTGGATGATCTCATGATCACGCGGCCCGTTGAAGGCGCGGACAACACCTTGTTCCTTGTCGTCAATGCCGGTTGCAAGGAACACGATCTTATCCATATCAAGAACCATTTGCCCGGCGTGGAAACGACGATGCTGGACGATCGTTCGCTGCTCGCGCTGCAAGGGCCTTATGCCGCCAGCGTGCTGGCGCGCTTCTGCGATGCGCCCGCGAAACTGAAATTTATGCGCGCGGGCAAGTTTGAAGTGAAGGAAGCCGGCACCTGTTACATCAGCCGCTCCGGTTACACCGGCGAGGACGGCTTCGAGATTTCGGTGCCCAGTGACGCGGCGGAGCAGTTTGCGCGCCGGTTGCTTGAGCAACCCGAAGTGATGCCGGTCGGGCTTGGCGCGCGGGATTCCCTCAGGCTTGAAGCCGGGCTTTGCCTGTACGGGCACGATCTCGATACCAACACTTCGCCGGTCGATGCCGATCTGATGTGGGCGGTTGCCAAGCGCCGCCGCAGCGAAGGCGGCTTTATCGGCGCCGCGCATGTTCAAGGCCAGCTTGCCAGCGGCGCGACCCGCAAGCGCGTGGGCATCAAGCCCGCCGGCAAGGCGATTGCCCGCGAACAGACCGAGATATTCGATCAACGTCAGGGGCGAATCGGCGTTGTCACAAGCGGCGGCTTTGGCCCGAGCGTGAACGGCCCGATTTGCATGGGCTATGTGCAAACCGCTTTCGCAAAGCCCGGCACCGAAGTGTTTTTGAAGGTACGTGGAAATGACTTGCCCGCGCGCGTCGTTGCGCTACCTTTTGTCCAGCATCGTTATTTCAGGGGGACCTAA
- the gcvH gene encoding glycine cleavage system protein GcvH, with product MSTLRFTKDHEWVRIEGDVAVCGITDYAQKALGDVVYVELPAVGKQVKQGDQAAVVESVKAASEVYAPVAGEVVGVNDNLSGEPAKVNAAPTGDGWFFKIKPASAGQADGLMDEAAYQDYVKGLAS from the coding sequence ATGAGCACGCTGCGTTTTACCAAAGACCATGAATGGGTGAGGATCGAGGGCGATGTCGCCGTATGCGGTATCACCGATTACGCGCAGAAGGCGCTCGGGGATGTCGTGTATGTGGAATTGCCGGCGGTAGGCAAACAGGTGAAACAGGGCGATCAGGCGGCGGTTGTGGAATCGGTCAAGGCCGCGAGCGAGGTTTATGCGCCCGTTGCGGGTGAGGTCGTTGGCGTGAACGACAACCTTTCCGGCGAGCCGGCCAAGGTCAACGCCGCGCCGACGGGCGATGGCTGGTTCTTCAAGATCAAGCCCGCGAGCGCCGGGCAGGCCGATGGTTTGATGGATGAAGCCGCCTACCAGGATTACGTGAAGGGATTGGCTTCCTAG
- a CDS encoding aminomethyl-transferring glycine dehydrogenase subunit GcvPA, with the protein MRYLPLTDDDRRAMLAKIGAGSVDDLFRDVPEAARLQGAVHDLPLHQSEYAVERHVGALAARNVAAGSCPSFLGAGAYRHHVPASVDHILLRGEFLTSYTPYQPEVSQGTLQYLFEFQTQVAMLTAMDVANASMYDGPTACAEAVMMANRVTRRSKAVISGNLHPHYREVTEMMARTTGFSLQALPPAPRGVEDIAAQIDDKTSCVVVQNPDFFGNLHDYTALAGACAAKGALLIVAVTEIVSLGLVKPPGAMGADIVVAEGQGIGNGLNFGGPYVGLFACKEKYIRQMPGRVCGETVDAEGKRGFVLTLSTREQHIRREKATSNICTNSGLCALAFTIHLSLMGEAGLTKLADLNHAHACLLAERLDKVPGCKVLNDSFFNEFTVQLPRPAAAAVDALAKRPLLAGVPASRLYPGNKDMENLLLVTATELTSEADMDALAAALREVCA; encoded by the coding sequence ATGCGTTATTTACCGCTGACGGATGACGACCGCCGCGCCATGCTGGCGAAAATCGGCGCCGGTTCCGTCGATGACCTGTTCCGCGATGTGCCCGAAGCCGCCCGTTTGCAGGGTGCGGTGCATGACTTGCCGTTGCATCAATCGGAATATGCGGTCGAACGCCATGTCGGCGCGCTTGCGGCGCGCAATGTGGCGGCGGGTTCATGCCCTTCCTTCCTTGGCGCGGGCGCTTATCGTCACCATGTGCCCGCGAGCGTCGATCATATTTTGCTGCGCGGCGAATTCCTGACTTCCTATACGCCCTACCAGCCCGAAGTGAGCCAGGGCACGCTGCAATATCTGTTCGAATTCCAGACGCAGGTTGCGATGCTGACGGCGATGGATGTCGCCAACGCTTCGATGTATGACGGGCCGACCGCATGTGCCGAAGCGGTGATGATGGCAAACCGCGTGACGCGGCGAAGCAAGGCGGTGATTTCCGGCAACCTGCACCCGCATTACCGCGAAGTGACGGAAATGATGGCGCGCACCACCGGCTTTTCGCTGCAAGCGTTGCCGCCCGCGCCGCGCGGAGTGGAAGATATCGCCGCGCAGATCGACGATAAAACATCCTGCGTCGTGGTCCAGAATCCGGACTTTTTCGGCAATCTGCACGATTACACCGCGCTTGCCGGCGCCTGCGCCGCCAAGGGCGCGCTGCTGATCGTGGCGGTAACCGAAATCGTTTCGCTCGGCCTCGTCAAGCCGCCGGGCGCGATGGGCGCCGATATCGTGGTGGCCGAAGGGCAGGGGATCGGCAACGGCTTGAACTTCGGCGGGCCTTATGTGGGCCTGTTCGCCTGCAAGGAAAAATACATCCGCCAGATGCCCGGCCGCGTGTGCGGGGAAACGGTGGATGCGGAAGGCAAGCGCGGGTTTGTGCTTACGCTTTCAACCCGCGAACAACATATTCGCCGCGAAAAAGCGACCAGCAATATATGTACAAATTCAGGCCTTTGTGCGCTTGCCTTCACGATCCATCTTAGCCTGATGGGGGAGGCGGGGCTGACCAAGCTGGCCGATCTGAACCACGCCCATGCCTGCCTGCTGGCCGAACGGCTTGATAAAGTGCCGGGCTGCAAGGTTTTGAACGACAGCTTCTTTAACGAATTCACGGTGCAGCTGCCCCGGCCAGCCGCCGCGGCAGTGGATGCGCTGGCTAAGCGGCCGCTTCTGGCCGGCGTGCCGGCCAGCCGCCTGTATCCGGGCAACAAGGATATGGAAAATCTTTTGCTGGTGACGGCGACGGAGCTGACCAGCGAAGCGGACATGGACGCGCTCGCGGCCGCGCTGCGGGAAGTGTGCGCATGA
- a CDS encoding aminotransferase class V-fold PLP-dependent enzyme, which yields MTGMNSTGRPSSPAALAAAEGNRGLHLEEPLIFERGAEGRCGIDLPPVPKHKPRLGSVRREGKIGLPGLSEPQVVRHFTRLSQKNFGIDSVFYPLGSCTMKHNPRLNEKMARLPGFADLHPLQPQATVQGALELIDQLADWLMKLTGLPAVAMSPGAGAHGEFCGMAAIKSALDARGEKRTRVLVPESAHGTNPATAAALGFTVDPIPATAQGRVDLAALETKLGDDVAAIMLTNPNTCGLFEPDVIKIADMVHKAGGYFYCDGANFNAIVGRVRPADLGIDVMHINLHKTFSTPHGGGGPGSGPVVLAESLAPYVPLPYVVRQGDAYGLVEHAADAKGKKPFGRMKGFHGQMGMFVRALTYMLSHGADGLLQVASDAVLNANYILASLQDVMSAPFKGPCMHEALFDDRFLKDTGVTTLDIAKALIDRGFHPMTMYFPLVVHGAFLIEPTETESRETLDTFIAALRDLAAQAHAGKVDMFKQSPHYTPRRRLDETRAARQPVLKWTPEKDSENSIPHAAE from the coding sequence ATGACCGGCATGAACAGCACCGGCCGCCCTTCCAGCCCCGCCGCTCTTGCGGCGGCGGAAGGCAACCGCGGGCTGCATCTGGAAGAACCCTTGATCTTTGAGCGCGGCGCCGAAGGCCGTTGCGGCATTGATCTGCCGCCCGTGCCGAAGCACAAGCCGCGGCTCGGGTCCGTACGGCGCGAAGGTAAAATCGGCCTGCCCGGCCTTTCCGAACCGCAGGTGGTGCGGCATTTTACGCGGCTCAGCCAGAAAAATTTCGGGATCGACAGCGTTTTCTACCCGCTCGGCTCCTGCACCATGAAACACAATCCGCGCCTGAATGAAAAAATGGCGCGGCTGCCCGGCTTTGCCGATCTGCACCCGCTGCAACCGCAAGCGACGGTGCAGGGCGCGCTCGAACTGATCGATCAGCTGGCGGATTGGCTTATGAAGCTGACGGGGCTTCCCGCCGTGGCGATGTCACCCGGTGCCGGGGCGCACGGCGAATTTTGCGGCATGGCCGCGATCAAATCCGCGCTCGATGCGCGCGGCGAAAAGCGCACGCGCGTGCTGGTGCCGGAATCGGCACACGGCACCAACCCGGCCACGGCCGCCGCGCTCGGTTTTACGGTCGATCCCATCCCCGCCACTGCGCAGGGGCGCGTGGATCTTGCCGCGCTTGAAACGAAGCTGGGGGATGATGTCGCTGCGATCATGCTGACCAACCCCAACACCTGCGGCCTGTTCGAACCGGATGTGATCAAAATCGCGGACATGGTGCACAAGGCGGGCGGTTATTTCTATTGCGACGGCGCGAACTTCAACGCCATCGTCGGGCGCGTGCGCCCGGCCGATCTGGGCATCGATGTGATGCATATCAATTTGCACAAAACATTTTCCACGCCGCATGGCGGCGGCGGGCCGGGTTCGGGCCCTGTTGTGCTTGCCGAAAGCCTCGCGCCTTATGTTCCTCTGCCTTACGTCGTGCGGCAGGGCGATGCGTACGGCCTTGTCGAACATGCGGCAGACGCGAAAGGCAAAAAGCCGTTCGGCCGCATGAAGGGTTTCCATGGGCAGATGGGCATGTTCGTGCGCGCGTTGACCTATATGCTTAGCCACGGCGCGGACGGGTTGCTGCAGGTCGCGAGCGATGCGGTTTTGAACGCCAACTATATCCTTGCGAGCCTGCAGGATGTTATGAGCGCGCCGTTCAAGGGCCCGTGCATGCACGAAGCGCTGTTCGACGACAGGTTCTTGAAAGATACGGGCGTGACCACGCTTGATATCGCCAAGGCGCTGATCGATCGCGGCTTCCACCCGATGACGATGTATTTCCCGCTTGTGGTGCACGGCGCGTTCCTGATCGAGCCGACGGAAACCGAAAGCCGCGAAACGCTCGATACCTTCATTGCCGCGTTGCGCGATCTTGCGGCGCAGGCGCACGCGGGCAAGGTGGATATGTTCAAGCAATCGCCGCACTATACGCCGCGCCGCCGTTTGGACGAAACCCGCGCCGCGCGCCAGCCTGTGCTGAAGTGGACACCGGAAAAAGACAGCGAAAACAGCATCCCGCACGCAGCGGAATAG
- the fliP gene encoding flagellar type III secretion system pore protein FliP (The bacterial flagellar biogenesis protein FliP forms a type III secretion system (T3SS)-type pore required for flagellar assembly.): MKPGKSRFSTARLLGIVAGAGLALLIGFYSADAIAQTLNIDLGGGATATARIVQMILLVTVLSLAPSILVMVTSFTRIVVVLSLLRSALGVQQTPPNVVMVSLALFLTLFIMQPVFEQAWNNGVQPLMDDQINEKTAFEKSVEPFQAFMLQHTRPRDLQLFMDLGKVADVKEAKETPLRVLIPSFMISELRRAFEIGFLLFLPFLIIDMVIASILMSMGMMMLPPPTISLPFKIIFFVLVDGWYLVAGSLVQSYG; this comes from the coding sequence ATGAAACCCGGCAAATCCAGATTTTCCACAGCCCGCCTTCTCGGCATCGTCGCCGGGGCCGGGCTCGCGCTCCTGATCGGTTTCTACAGCGCAGACGCCATCGCCCAGACACTGAACATCGATCTAGGCGGCGGCGCCACTGCCACCGCGCGCATCGTTCAAATGATCCTGCTGGTGACGGTCCTGTCGCTGGCGCCGTCCATCCTCGTGATGGTTACGTCCTTCACCCGCATCGTCGTCGTGCTTTCGCTGCTGCGCAGCGCGCTCGGCGTGCAACAAACGCCGCCAAACGTCGTGATGGTCAGCCTTGCGCTGTTCCTGACGCTCTTTATCATGCAACCGGTGTTCGAACAGGCATGGAACAACGGCGTGCAACCGCTGATGGACGACCAGATCAACGAAAAAACGGCGTTTGAGAAATCAGTCGAACCGTTTCAGGCCTTCATGCTGCAGCACACGCGCCCGCGCGACCTTCAACTCTTCATGGATCTCGGCAAGGTGGCGGATGTAAAGGAAGCCAAGGAAACGCCGCTGCGCGTGCTGATCCCGTCCTTCATGATATCGGAACTAAGGCGCGCGTTCGAAATCGGCTTCCTTCTGTTCCTGCCGTTCCTTATTATCGATATGGTGATCGCGTCGATCCTGATGTCGATGGGCATGATGATGCTGCCGCCGCCTACCATCTCGCTGCCGTTCAAGATCATATTTTTCGTGCTGGTTGACGGCTGGTACCTTGTCGCCGGCAGCCTCGTGCAAAGCTACGGGTGA